One Maribacter dokdonensis DSW-8 genomic region harbors:
- a CDS encoding PAS domain S-box protein, whose amino-acid sequence MNQYPNNIEYLEKHHQIFIEQTPTAIAMLDTNMVYLAASKQWIRDFKLEKETIIGRSHYDIFPEIGDDWKAKHQKCLQGAIDICDEAPFYRSDGTIQWIYWDVRPWYLADGRIGGLLMHTGDITERKEKELKEKQYNTILRDTSDIARIGTWEIDLIKDKVTWSNMVYEIHEAPLDYEPTIASGLTFFEDEDSRNSILLALKNAQEMGTPVNLTLFLTTLKGNKRWVKVVGKIERSNGVASKILGITEDITSSKNSEKLLNVAHAELEAIFNSNAVAVISTNAEGIINRFNKGAEKLLGYSAEELVGLKHPSVYLLEEELEEFRNDITRSFKGESFIDDPNYNYRNENINDTRQWTFRRKDGSLFSTLTSITAINSSEGLNDGFIAVVTDITKIKEVKNKLRRKNELLNIAEEISSTGHWQWFPLEDTGEWSENIFNIVEYKGDPFPIDFATYLNIVHPEDKDIVNHHFEEAVAKKVFTKLTHRIITYSGKLKFIQLLANVLVNEKDEAIELFGTCQDVTESKMTEQSLINAKQELEGFTQKLKLQNQQLADFTHITSHNLRAPVANLNSLLEIYSYAENDEERTDIFNKFSSVIDHLSSTLNTLIEALKAKVGDANENIEKVYFKDVFKDTSQILSGAILKSNAVIDTDFSQLTHISYNKIYMESIFLNLIGNAIKYSAEDRTPHIEIKTEVKNEINIITFKDNGLGIDLKKHGSKLFGLNKVFHRHPDAKGVGLYLTKTQIEAMGGTISATSEVNVGTTFTVKFN is encoded by the coding sequence TTGAATCAGTATCCAAATAACATCGAATACCTGGAAAAGCATCACCAAATTTTTATTGAACAGACGCCAACGGCAATAGCTATGTTAGATACTAACATGGTCTATTTAGCAGCGTCCAAACAATGGATTCGAGATTTTAAACTAGAAAAAGAAACTATTATAGGTAGATCCCATTATGATATTTTCCCAGAAATAGGTGATGATTGGAAAGCCAAACATCAAAAATGTTTGCAAGGTGCCATAGATATATGTGATGAAGCACCCTTCTATCGGTCGGATGGTACTATTCAATGGATTTATTGGGATGTTAGGCCTTGGTATCTTGCTGATGGTAGAATAGGCGGACTCTTAATGCATACTGGGGATATAACCGAGCGGAAGGAAAAAGAGTTAAAAGAAAAACAATATAACACCATATTAAGAGATACTAGTGACATTGCTAGAATTGGTACTTGGGAAATTGATCTTATAAAAGATAAAGTGACTTGGAGTAATATGGTATATGAAATTCATGAAGCCCCATTGGATTACGAGCCAACTATAGCTTCTGGATTAACTTTTTTTGAAGACGAAGATAGCCGTAATAGTATTTTATTGGCATTAAAAAATGCTCAAGAAATGGGAACGCCAGTTAATCTCACCTTGTTTCTTACAACCTTAAAAGGTAACAAAAGATGGGTGAAGGTTGTTGGAAAAATAGAGAGGAGTAATGGTGTTGCTTCAAAAATATTAGGGATAACAGAAGATATTACATCGTCAAAAAACTCAGAAAAGCTTTTAAATGTTGCCCATGCAGAATTAGAAGCAATTTTTAATTCAAATGCGGTAGCCGTTATTTCAACTAATGCAGAAGGCATAATTAATCGTTTTAACAAGGGGGCAGAGAAATTATTGGGTTATTCGGCAGAGGAGTTGGTGGGTTTAAAACACCCCAGCGTATACCTTTTGGAAGAGGAGCTTGAAGAATTTAGAAATGATATTACTAGATCGTTTAAAGGCGAATCTTTTATAGATGATCCTAATTATAATTATCGTAATGAAAACATTAATGATACAAGACAATGGACGTTTAGACGTAAAGATGGTTCTTTGTTTTCTACACTTACATCAATTACGGCAATTAATAGCAGCGAAGGTTTAAATGACGGTTTTATTGCAGTTGTTACCGACATCACTAAAATTAAGGAGGTTAAGAATAAATTACGGAGAAAGAATGAACTGTTGAACATTGCAGAGGAAATAAGTTCAACAGGTCATTGGCAGTGGTTTCCTCTTGAAGATACAGGAGAATGGTCAGAGAATATTTTTAATATAGTGGAATACAAAGGAGACCCTTTTCCTATAGACTTTGCTACTTATTTAAATATTGTTCACCCAGAGGATAAAGATATTGTAAACCATCATTTTGAAGAAGCTGTTGCAAAAAAGGTGTTTACAAAATTGACTCATCGTATAATTACATATTCAGGTAAATTAAAATTTATACAGCTACTGGCCAATGTATTGGTCAATGAAAAAGATGAAGCAATAGAACTCTTTGGTACATGTCAAGATGTGACCGAGAGCAAAATGACGGAGCAAAGTTTGATCAATGCTAAACAAGAATTAGAGGGCTTTACTCAAAAATTAAAATTACAGAACCAACAACTAGCAGATTTTACCCATATAACTTCGCATAATCTTAGAGCTCCGGTTGCCAATCTTAATTCTTTATTGGAAATTTATTCTTACGCTGAAAATGATGAGGAGCGTACAGATATATTCAATAAATTCAGTAGCGTAATAGACCACCTTTCCTCTACGCTCAATACGTTGATAGAGGCGCTTAAAGCTAAGGTGGGTGATGCTAATGAGAATATAGAAAAAGTTTACTTTAAAGATGTGTTTAAAGATACTTCCCAAATTTTAAGCGGAGCTATTTTAAAATCCAATGCAGTGATAGATACCGATTTTTCACAACTTACCCATATATCCTATAATAAAATATATATGGAAAGTATATTTTTGAACTTGATCGGTAATGCCATTAAATATAGCGCCGAAGATAGAACGCCACATATTGAAATTAAGACCGAGGTGAAAAATGAAATTAATATCATTACTTTTAAAGACAATGGCTTGGGTATTGATCTTAAAAAGCATGGATCTAAACTTTTTGGGTTGAATAAGGTTTTTCATAGACACCCAGATGCCAAGGGGGTAGGTTTGTACCTTACCAAAACTCAAATAGAAGCAATGGGCGGTACTATTTCCGCTACTAGCGAGGTAAATGTAGGAACCACATTTACTGTAAAATTTAATTAA
- a CDS encoding TonB-dependent receptor: MTKQPNNNCLLLTIIKSKKKFSKNLYDHLFFIIFIFLLPLTSIYAQNNTNISGEYSSIPLKDVITHIESQTNYKFYFLEEWTQGIKVIKTFNNEELSSVLETILEDTSLNFHILNTNRIILLENGLVYDELPKGFFGPEEASEEKNSTRITNNSPPPVFYNTDNPSKKTYQVTKIGKSDLDNLRETYLLTGRAINSSTGNPIQDLAIRTKGSNLITVTDANGNYSLELPAGHNVLSIRAMGIASTEREIIMFNNGNLDLLMEEGLQQLDEVVVEADAFKNVEEAITGSEQIDSEESKNIPLVLGERDILSVAKALPGISSAGEGAMGLNVRGGKTDQNLVLLDDAVIYNPQHFFGIFQALNPFTTKGVDIYKGAIPVEFGGRLSSVFDIRTKNGNEEKLSGEGSVGPVTANLALEIPLEKEKSSLIVGGRAAYADWILRSLDEESLNNSNASFFDGIIKYHNKVNEKNDVKATAYYSRDAFSITSDSLYKYNNRLFSLRWNHNINDKTNTALILNNSNYGFGIDFDGETNTDFNLDYGINETEIKYKLRTSLNTKNTLDYGASAKYYSVNPGSIEPDGNESDIAPRSIDNEQAVEGALFIGDELTLNEKLSVNLGVRYAFFAALGKATQRTYEDGMPKNESTVQDTISYSSGENIKTYGGPEVRLSARYLFTPDFSVKASLNNSYQFLHTLSNNTTVSPIDTWKLSDLNIAPQKGYQASLGFYKNFKENEYELSIEGYYKKMEDVLDFKTGANLFLNENVETQVLQGDGKAYGVEFLLKKKSGDLNGWLSYTYSRSLYRFDSEFSEERINNGDFFPSNFDKPHDVSVITNYRFTRRYSISANFVYQTGRPITYPIGTFRFNNADFVAFSDRNKFRIPDFYRLDLGLNIEGNHKKNKLAHSFVTISVYNVLGRNNPYSVFFVTDDGEVKALQSSIFSIPIPSITYNFKF; this comes from the coding sequence ATGACCAAACAACCAAACAATAACTGTTTGTTATTGACAATTATTAAATCGAAAAAAAAATTTAGTAAGAATCTTTATGACCATTTATTCTTTATAATTTTTATTTTTCTACTCCCTCTTACATCAATTTACGCACAAAATAATACGAATATCAGTGGCGAATACTCTTCAATACCCTTAAAAGATGTCATTACCCATATTGAGAGCCAAACCAATTATAAGTTCTATTTTTTAGAGGAATGGACACAGGGTATTAAAGTGATTAAAACCTTTAATAATGAGGAATTATCTTCTGTATTAGAGACTATATTAGAAGACACCTCTTTAAATTTTCATATTTTAAATACCAATCGTATAATTCTATTAGAAAACGGTTTGGTTTATGATGAATTACCCAAAGGATTTTTTGGACCCGAAGAAGCATCCGAAGAAAAAAATAGTACTCGTATAACAAACAACAGTCCTCCACCTGTATTTTACAATACCGATAATCCAAGTAAAAAAACCTACCAGGTTACCAAAATAGGAAAAAGTGACCTTGACAACTTGAGAGAAACCTATCTGTTAACGGGAAGAGCAATAAATTCTAGTACCGGAAATCCCATTCAAGATCTAGCAATACGTACCAAAGGGTCAAATCTAATTACCGTAACCGATGCTAATGGTAATTATTCTTTAGAATTACCAGCAGGACATAATGTTTTAAGTATCCGCGCAATGGGCATTGCATCTACTGAACGTGAAATTATAATGTTCAATAACGGCAATTTAGATTTACTCATGGAAGAGGGTCTTCAGCAATTAGATGAAGTAGTTGTAGAAGCAGATGCTTTCAAAAATGTAGAAGAAGCAATTACGGGTAGTGAGCAAATAGATTCAGAAGAATCTAAAAACATACCGTTGGTATTGGGAGAACGCGACATATTATCTGTTGCCAAGGCTTTGCCAGGTATATCCTCTGCAGGTGAAGGTGCCATGGGGCTAAATGTTCGTGGGGGCAAAACGGATCAAAATCTTGTACTGTTAGATGATGCCGTTATATATAACCCGCAGCACTTTTTTGGTATTTTCCAGGCACTGAACCCATTTACAACCAAGGGGGTTGACATTTATAAAGGTGCAATACCCGTAGAATTTGGCGGCAGACTCTCTTCGGTTTTTGACATTAGAACAAAAAACGGAAATGAAGAAAAACTGTCAGGTGAAGGATCCGTGGGACCTGTTACCGCAAATTTAGCTTTAGAAATTCCGTTAGAAAAAGAAAAATCATCATTGATCGTTGGTGGAAGAGCAGCTTATGCAGATTGGATTTTAAGATCTTTAGATGAAGAATCTCTGAATAATAGCAATGCGTCCTTTTTTGACGGTATCATTAAATACCATAATAAAGTAAACGAAAAAAATGATGTTAAAGCTACTGCTTATTATAGTAGAGATGCTTTTAGTATTACGTCTGACTCTTTATATAAATATAATAACAGACTATTTTCGCTTCGTTGGAATCATAATATAAATGATAAAACCAATACGGCCCTTATTCTTAACAATAGCAATTACGGATTTGGAATTGATTTTGACGGGGAAACCAATACCGATTTCAACTTAGATTATGGTATAAACGAAACTGAAATAAAATATAAGTTACGCACCTCTTTAAATACTAAAAACACACTAGATTATGGTGCATCTGCCAAATACTATTCTGTAAACCCTGGCAGTATAGAGCCGGATGGTAACGAGTCTGATATTGCACCACGATCCATTGATAATGAGCAAGCTGTAGAAGGTGCCCTCTTTATTGGCGATGAACTTACTTTAAATGAAAAACTATCCGTAAACCTAGGTGTACGCTATGCATTTTTTGCCGCTCTAGGTAAAGCCACCCAAAGAACCTATGAAGACGGAATGCCAAAAAACGAATCTACCGTTCAAGATACCATATCATATTCAAGTGGTGAGAATATTAAAACCTATGGTGGACCAGAAGTTAGATTATCCGCTAGATATTTATTTACACCTGATTTTTCTGTAAAAGCCAGTTTAAACAACTCCTATCAATTTCTACACACGCTATCTAATAACACCACGGTATCACCTATAGATACATGGAAACTTTCCGATTTAAATATAGCTCCACAAAAAGGCTACCAAGCCTCTCTAGGGTTTTATAAAAACTTTAAAGAAAATGAGTACGAATTAAGTATTGAAGGATATTACAAAAAAATGGAAGATGTGCTCGATTTTAAAACTGGCGCCAACCTCTTCTTGAACGAAAATGTTGAGACACAAGTACTACAGGGAGATGGGAAAGCGTACGGAGTAGAATTTCTTTTGAAAAAGAAGAGCGGTGATTTAAACGGCTGGTTAAGTTACACCTACTCTAGATCTCTGTATCGTTTTGACAGTGAGTTCAGCGAAGAGCGCATAAATAACGGTGATTTCTTTCCCTCTAATTTTGATAAACCGCACGATGTAAGTGTCATTACCAACTATCGTTTTACTAGGCGTTATAGCATTTCTGCCAACTTTGTTTACCAAACCGGCAGACCTATTACGTACCCTATTGGAACATTTAGGTTTAACAACGCAGACTTTGTTGCTTTTAGTGATAGAAATAAATTTAGAATTCCAGATTTCTATCGTCTAGACCTAGGTTTAAATATTGAAGGCAACCATAAGAAAAATAAATTGGCACATAGCTTTGTGACCATTTCAGTTTATAATGTTTTAGGTAGAAACAACCCATATTCGGTATTTTTTGTAACCGATGACGGTGAGGTAAAGGCGCTACAAAGTTCTATTTTCTCTATTCCTATTCCATCGATCACTTATAATTTCAAATTTTAA
- a CDS encoding response regulator gives MKNILKTCIVDDDSIYQFTMVKTLESTKLPLEIMVFSDGEEAIDFMLDNLDQDSVFPDVIFLDIDMPVMDGFQFMEEYVKIKPRVGKKITIYMVSSSLDPVDIERAKRISAISDYIVKPIGLGRLKTIIEGLLAERKE, from the coding sequence ATGAAAAATATTTTAAAGACCTGTATTGTAGATGATGATTCTATTTATCAGTTTACCATGGTCAAAACCTTGGAGTCTACTAAATTACCTTTAGAAATTATGGTCTTTTCCGATGGTGAAGAAGCTATTGATTTTATGTTGGATAACTTAGATCAAGATTCTGTATTTCCTGATGTTATTTTCTTGGATATTGATATGCCTGTCATGGATGGTTTTCAATTCATGGAAGAATACGTGAAAATAAAACCAAGGGTGGGTAAGAAAATAACAATTTACATGGTGTCATCTTCTCTTGATCCCGTAGATATAGAAAGGGCTAAAAGAATAAGTGCTATATCTGACTACATTGTAAAACCAATAGGTCTTGGTAGGTTAAAAACGATAATTGAAGGCTTGTTGGCGGAAAGAAAAGAATAA
- a CDS encoding DUF4249 family protein: protein MRKITLIILPLLLFINCIEEVDLGIEADDEVLKILIVEATLTNELKNHTVALSRMDTLVDLGIDSVYNPYTPIRDINRDLVRYETNATVSIENSNGTTYSFNESSPGIYESDIQFAAEMGSSYLLNIVTSDGKKYTSTDMEIEGLASISNIYAEKTTSESGAEGIGIFVDNTIETGSVQNLRYTYDETYKIIAPNWSPNEFKLTNYDPCALPEVTYDLEIVEREEEQQVCYGNNLSNTIIQTQQSSINTDVQKFMVRFLDEENFIISHRYSIEVSQLVSGSASYSFYDQLNNFSQTGNIFSQIQPGFLEGNLSSEDGRQGTVIGFFDVVSVSKSRLFFNYTDFYPNEELPPYPFNCNELTAPESHVSFCFSGMRGPNPCPQSIIQQVDLDLISYVKPNFNDGQCDGPHIFVPKVCGDCTVLGSNIQPDFWVE from the coding sequence ATGAGAAAAATTACTTTAATAATATTACCGCTTCTGTTATTCATCAATTGTATTGAAGAAGTTGATTTAGGAATAGAAGCAGATGACGAAGTGCTTAAAATATTGATCGTAGAGGCAACTCTTACCAATGAACTAAAAAACCACACCGTAGCATTGAGCAGAATGGATACGTTGGTAGACCTTGGTATTGATTCCGTATACAACCCTTACACCCCCATTAGAGATATTAATAGAGACTTGGTACGTTATGAAACCAATGCTACAGTTTCCATTGAAAACAGTAATGGCACTACATATTCCTTTAATGAATCTAGCCCGGGAATTTATGAATCGGATATTCAGTTTGCCGCAGAAATGGGTAGCTCTTATCTGCTGAACATTGTTACATCAGATGGCAAAAAGTATACTTCTACCGATATGGAAATAGAGGGCTTGGCAAGCATTTCAAATATATATGCAGAAAAAACAACTAGTGAGTCCGGTGCCGAGGGCATTGGCATTTTTGTAGATAATACAATTGAAACAGGTAGCGTACAAAACTTACGCTATACTTATGATGAAACATATAAGATCATAGCCCCAAATTGGTCACCCAACGAATTTAAATTAACCAATTATGATCCTTGTGCGTTGCCCGAAGTAACCTATGACCTAGAAATTGTTGAACGGGAAGAGGAGCAACAAGTATGCTATGGTAACAATCTTTCCAATACTATAATTCAAACTCAACAGAGCAGTATCAATACCGACGTTCAAAAATTCATGGTCAGGTTTTTAGATGAAGAGAATTTCATAATTAGCCATAGATACAGTATTGAAGTATCTCAGTTAGTTTCTGGTTCTGCATCGTACAGTTTTTATGACCAACTGAACAATTTTAGCCAAACCGGTAATATATTTTCACAAATACAACCTGGTTTTTTAGAAGGTAATTTATCATCGGAAGATGGTAGACAAGGTACTGTCATTGGTTTCTTTGATGTGGTTTCGGTTTCAAAAAGTAGGCTGTTTTTCAATTACACAGATTTTTATCCTAATGAAGAATTACCACCATACCCTTTTAACTGTAATGAACTGACCGCCCCGGAGTCTCACGTATCTTTTTGTTTTAGTGGAATGAGAGGGCCTAACCCTTGCCCACAATCTATAATTCAACAAGTAGACCTAGATTTAATAAGTTATGTGAAGCCTAATTTCAATGACGGTCAATGTGACGGCCCCCACATCTTTGTTCCCAAAGTTTGTGGAGATTGTACCGTTTTAGGCAGTAATATACAACCAGATTTTTGGGTAGAATAA
- a CDS encoding YqaE/Pmp3 family membrane protein encodes MSLLTIILNILLPPLAVFMKHGIGTTLLISILLTLLAWLPGVIHAFIVNQ; translated from the coding sequence ATGTCTTTACTAACAATAATATTGAATATACTTTTACCACCATTGGCCGTTTTTATGAAACACGGTATTGGTACAACATTATTAATAAGTATTTTATTGACTTTACTTGCATGGTTGCCAGGAGTAATACATGCCTTTATCGTAAATCAATAA
- a CDS encoding DUF6503 family protein has product MNKTVKAAFTLIFLIILSCKNGNDSGKNNGPLEDATSRTTVESAEDIIKHAIKAHGGELYDTANYEFVFRDKMYMFNNKNGYTYRVNFKDSLGNRIEDNIVNGSFGRKVNDDPVHLSEKDSTVYSNALNSVIYFATLPYKLNDKAVHKESVGETVIKGEDYDVVRVTFGKDGGGIDYDDIFMYWVNKKSHYINYLAYSYSVNDGGVRFRSAYNPRTIDGIRFQDYINWEAPVGTPLKDLPALFEKDKLKELSRIETGDVRNLNATELAD; this is encoded by the coding sequence ATGAATAAAACAGTTAAAGCAGCATTTACTCTTATTTTTTTGATCATATTAAGTTGCAAAAATGGTAATGACTCAGGTAAAAACAATGGACCTTTAGAAGATGCAACCTCGAGGACCACGGTTGAAAGTGCTGAGGACATTATAAAGCATGCTATTAAAGCGCATGGTGGAGAACTTTATGATACGGCCAACTATGAGTTTGTTTTTAGGGATAAAATGTACATGTTCAATAATAAGAATGGCTATACTTATCGTGTAAATTTCAAGGATAGCTTAGGGAATAGAATTGAAGACAACATTGTAAATGGATCATTTGGTAGAAAGGTCAATGATGATCCGGTACATCTATCTGAAAAGGATAGTACCGTATATAGCAATGCATTGAATTCAGTAATCTATTTTGCTACTTTGCCTTATAAGCTTAATGATAAAGCGGTACATAAGGAAAGCGTTGGTGAAACCGTAATCAAAGGGGAAGATTATGATGTAGTACGCGTTACTTTTGGTAAAGATGGTGGCGGTATCGATTATGATGATATATTCATGTATTGGGTAAATAAAAAATCTCATTATATAAATTACTTGGCTTACAGCTACAGTGTAAATGATGGCGGTGTGCGTTTTAGAAGTGCTTATAACCCTAGGACCATTGACGGTATTAGATTCCAGGATTATATTAATTGGGAGGCACCTGTTGGCACGCCATTAAAAGACTTACCGGCGTTGTTTGAGAAAGACAAACTAAAAGAGTTGTCAAGAATAGAGACTGGCGATGTGCGTAACCTAAATGCTACAGAATTGGCAGATTAA
- a CDS encoding DUF4249 domain-containing protein, which produces MKKELKWAVIFYTSLQISGCIEEFEPENITEILDGALVVDARITDENKQQTILLTRTFSFDETDPTPEIGAQVSIIDELGSTIDFIENKPGNYSTIEAINLEQGRAYTLQIITTDDVIYQSNKTTLPSKIELAELKTQRKFNNSEIDGVSIMVSNSNNSSSANYFRYEYEETYKVIAPDYNPFDWDQVDYDFFCEDDDGWEVTVAVRDEPANICFASNKSNHLILASTSNLTTNDLDDFEIRFVSNKNYAISHRYSILVKQYHHDINAAAFFNSLEDFSSSESIFSNVQTGMLKSNVSAKNSEDAIVFGYFELSSYSEKRIFFNYEDFYPNEPLPPYIISCDFIREPALYPDGFHSTVIDGKVIVDRGSNSPLIEGIIAGQIGYIVDNENFFEPDANGELSRAPFIVKPLGCVDCRTFGSNKTPNFWIE; this is translated from the coding sequence ATGAAAAAAGAACTAAAATGGGCAGTTATCTTTTATACATCACTACAAATTAGTGGTTGTATTGAAGAATTTGAACCAGAAAACATCACTGAAATTTTAGATGGAGCATTAGTAGTCGATGCCAGAATAACAGACGAAAACAAACAGCAAACTATTCTTTTGACAAGAACTTTCTCATTTGACGAAACTGACCCAACTCCTGAAATAGGGGCGCAAGTTAGTATAATAGATGAATTGGGGAGCACCATAGATTTCATAGAAAACAAGCCTGGAAATTATAGCACTATAGAAGCAATTAATTTGGAACAGGGTAGAGCATACACGTTACAGATTATAACCACAGATGATGTTATTTATCAGTCGAACAAAACGACTTTACCCTCTAAAATTGAATTAGCGGAACTTAAGACACAACGTAAATTCAATAATTCTGAAATTGACGGAGTTTCAATTATGGTGAGTAATTCAAATAATTCTTCTTCAGCCAATTATTTTAGATATGAATATGAAGAGACCTATAAAGTAATTGCACCAGATTACAATCCGTTCGATTGGGATCAAGTTGATTATGATTTCTTTTGTGAAGATGATGATGGTTGGGAAGTTACGGTAGCCGTACGGGATGAACCAGCCAATATTTGCTTTGCCAGCAATAAATCTAACCATCTTATTCTAGCTTCAACAAGTAATTTAACTACAAATGATCTAGATGATTTTGAAATTAGGTTTGTAAGTAACAAAAATTATGCAATATCACATCGCTATAGTATTTTAGTAAAACAGTATCATCATGATATTAATGCCGCAGCTTTCTTTAATTCGTTAGAAGATTTTTCAAGTTCAGAAAGTATTTTCAGCAATGTACAGACCGGTATGCTAAAATCAAATGTAAGCGCCAAGAATTCTGAGGACGCAATTGTATTTGGCTACTTTGAACTAAGCTCATATAGTGAAAAAAGAATATTTTTCAACTATGAAGACTTCTATCCTAATGAGCCATTGCCCCCTTATATAATTTCTTGCGATTTTATTCGTGAACCAGCACTCTACCCTGACGGTTTTCACTCAACAGTAATTGATGGAAAAGTTATAGTTGACCGCGGATCAAATTCACCTTTAATAGAGGGAATCATAGCAGGTCAAATAGGATATATTGTCGATAATGAAAACTTTTTTGAACCTGATGCCAATGGAGAACTATCCCGTGCTCCTTTTATAGTAAAACCATTAGGCTGTGTAGATTGTAGAACATTTGGCAGTAATAAAACACCTAATTTTTGGATAGAATAA